A stretch of Geomonas oryzisoli DNA encodes these proteins:
- a CDS encoding OmcA/MtrC family decaheme c-type cytochrome, translating to MIGRNLRYLVALVVCVLLPLAGCSGGGSTTKLTSKGTEVTVGGKVDVAKAAAKTAFLSSTSATAVNHVFVYNAQDGAQLGTATIGSDGSFSGLTFTLPAAKTVLVFKAVVAQGTFRSLVPVDLSNPPTAGGISASNPISIVISQQSTDITAATSAMLGLSGVLGDANQTLASVGKTYTDCATQVVNAGGQVLAYTSAGLALSGSVTNANMLPAADASTLTVDDLNNIQLSGAVTSAFIPGKKPIVNFTVTNKATGKGIKGLRTFALHVAKLVPANATTGANSYWQNYISNGLPLASIPAFVNRGSSTPVAPSVPSADAADLYVNGVKIADGYKVIDHGDGSYTVTFGADITANTTVAYDATATHRIGISVRSVAVPGGYAGPLNPATNAVQAVFTTPNTTNMFYDFTPSTAVALTSYARDIVATSTCDNCHYKLGLAAGNMLSGHTGSRVDTRLCVMCHTDQFDSGEGEFVTFIHRIHMGETFNDTNSSWTVPTAGLVTYGEQTYPQDIRNCRFCHKGTDVNAWMSNPSRKACGSCHNAMTWTSHAGGQTDDSSCKGCHASGNTTIEISNAHLPVQAPDPAAPELGGTNTHTYAGWLPAAGVAVPGAAAVTWDVKSVGLDGSRHPSITFRFIKNGTPVVFNTYQAGVVTEMMTGFTGAPSAYFAYAVTQDGVTAPADFNATASAWIKAVWNGTNTNATLSAPDTNGYYTLVITNQTIPTSAKMLTGGIGYSYGSGSTPLTQTDLTSLTVPSQFKTDWAYDANTNVGGLMVVTPNVWKTATGFTARRTIVSNAKCNACHAALGIAPTFHSGQRNDAPTCVFCHNVNRVNSGWGVNIKDAVHAIHAAAKRTNKFSWEATAGDKYWNTTYPGYLQDCEQCHVSGTYDFSATASASAVTNLLPTTVATGTISASAYSIVTGNETVLSTDSVISPFITAGAAYGSGFSYNGNTGVTTTPATTTLIVSPITAACFSCHDTTQAQAHMKQFGGAIYEARSTALGKAETCLVCHGTASSQLNERVPTIKAVHRWW from the coding sequence ATGATTGGCAGAAACTTAAGGTACCTCGTAGCACTCGTAGTATGCGTGCTGTTGCCTCTCGCAGGCTGCAGCGGAGGGGGATCCACCACCAAGCTCACCAGCAAGGGCACCGAAGTGACCGTCGGCGGTAAAGTCGACGTTGCCAAGGCCGCCGCCAAGACCGCGTTCCTGTCATCGACCTCGGCCACCGCAGTGAACCACGTGTTCGTCTACAACGCCCAGGACGGCGCCCAGCTCGGTACCGCTACCATCGGCAGCGACGGCAGCTTCTCCGGCCTCACCTTCACCCTGCCGGCCGCCAAGACCGTGCTGGTATTCAAGGCCGTCGTGGCCCAGGGTACCTTCCGCTCCCTGGTGCCGGTCGACCTGAGCAATCCTCCGACCGCCGGCGGGATCAGCGCCAGCAACCCGATCAGCATCGTGATCAGCCAGCAGAGCACCGACATCACCGCTGCGACCTCCGCGATGCTGGGCCTCTCGGGCGTGCTCGGCGATGCCAACCAGACCCTCGCTTCTGTAGGCAAGACCTACACCGACTGTGCGACCCAGGTCGTCAACGCAGGCGGCCAGGTTCTCGCTTACACCAGCGCCGGTCTTGCCCTGTCGGGTTCCGTTACCAATGCCAACATGCTTCCTGCTGCCGACGCTTCCACCCTGACCGTCGACGATCTGAACAACATCCAGCTCTCCGGCGCCGTTACCAGCGCCTTCATCCCGGGTAAGAAACCGATCGTCAACTTCACCGTCACCAACAAGGCCACCGGCAAGGGCATCAAGGGTCTCAGGACCTTCGCCCTGCACGTCGCCAAACTGGTGCCGGCAAATGCGACGACCGGCGCCAACTCCTACTGGCAGAACTACATCAGCAACGGCCTGCCGCTGGCCTCCATCCCGGCCTTCGTCAACAGGGGCAGCTCCACCCCGGTCGCTCCGAGCGTACCGAGCGCCGACGCCGCCGACCTCTACGTGAACGGCGTGAAGATCGCCGACGGTTACAAGGTCATCGACCACGGCGACGGCAGCTACACCGTCACCTTCGGCGCCGACATCACCGCCAACACCACCGTCGCTTACGACGCCACCGCTACCCACCGCATCGGCATCTCCGTGCGCTCCGTCGCGGTCCCGGGCGGCTACGCCGGCCCGCTCAACCCGGCCACCAACGCAGTCCAGGCCGTGTTCACCACCCCGAACACCACCAACATGTTCTACGACTTCACCCCGAGCACCGCAGTTGCTCTTACCAGCTACGCCCGCGACATCGTCGCCACCAGCACCTGCGACAACTGCCACTACAAGCTCGGCCTTGCCGCCGGCAACATGCTCTCCGGCCACACCGGCTCCAGGGTTGACACCAGGCTCTGCGTAATGTGCCACACCGACCAGTTCGACAGCGGCGAAGGCGAGTTCGTGACCTTCATCCACCGCATCCACATGGGCGAGACCTTCAACGACACCAACTCTTCCTGGACCGTGCCCACCGCGGGTCTGGTGACCTACGGCGAGCAGACCTACCCGCAGGACATCAGGAACTGCAGGTTCTGCCACAAAGGTACCGACGTCAACGCGTGGATGTCCAACCCGAGCCGCAAGGCCTGCGGTTCCTGCCACAACGCCATGACCTGGACCTCCCACGCGGGCGGCCAGACCGACGATTCCTCCTGCAAAGGCTGCCACGCCAGCGGCAACACCACCATCGAGATCTCCAACGCTCACCTCCCGGTGCAGGCTCCGGACCCGGCCGCTCCTGAACTGGGCGGTACCAACACCCACACCTACGCTGGCTGGCTCCCGGCCGCAGGCGTCGCCGTTCCGGGCGCAGCAGCGGTTACCTGGGACGTGAAGAGCGTTGGCCTCGACGGCAGCCGTCATCCGTCCATCACCTTCCGCTTCATCAAGAACGGTACCCCGGTGGTGTTCAACACCTACCAGGCTGGCGTCGTGACCGAGATGATGACCGGCTTCACCGGCGCGCCGAGCGCATACTTCGCTTATGCGGTCACCCAGGACGGCGTCACCGCTCCGGCCGACTTCAACGCCACCGCCAGCGCCTGGATCAAGGCGGTCTGGAACGGCACCAACACCAACGCAACCCTTAGCGCGCCCGACACCAACGGCTACTACACCTTGGTGATCACCAACCAGACCATCCCGACCTCCGCCAAGATGTTGACCGGCGGCATCGGCTACAGCTACGGCTCCGGCAGCACCCCGCTCACCCAGACCGACCTGACCAGCCTGACGGTACCGTCGCAGTTCAAGACTGACTGGGCCTACGATGCGAACACCAACGTCGGCGGCCTCATGGTGGTGACCCCGAACGTCTGGAAAACCGCTACCGGCTTCACCGCACGCCGCACCATCGTCAGCAACGCGAAGTGCAACGCCTGCCATGCAGCCCTGGGCATCGCACCGACCTTCCACTCCGGCCAGAGAAACGACGCGCCGACCTGCGTCTTCTGCCACAACGTGAACCGCGTGAACTCCGGTTGGGGCGTCAACATCAAGGATGCCGTCCACGCCATCCACGCCGCCGCCAAGCGCACCAACAAGTTCTCTTGGGAAGCGACCGCCGGCGACAAGTACTGGAACACCACCTATCCTGGCTACCTGCAGGATTGCGAGCAGTGCCACGTCTCCGGTACTTACGACTTCAGCGCCACAGCTTCGGCCAGCGCCGTCACCAACCTGCTGCCGACCACCGTCGCGACCGGCACCATCAGCGCCTCGGCTTACTCGATCGTAACCGGCAACGAGACCGTGCTTTCGACCGACAGCGTGATCTCGCCGTTTATCACTGCGGGAGCGGCTTACGGTTCCGGTTTCTCCTACAACGGCAACACCGGCGTCACCACGACTCCGGCCACGACCACGCTGATCGTTTCGCCGATCACCGCGGCCTGCTTCTCCTGCCATGACACCACCCAGGCGCAGGCGCACATGAAGCAGTTCGGCGGCGCGATCTACGAAGCACGCAGCACGGCTCTGGGCAAGGCCGAGACCTGCCTGGTCTGCCACGGCACCGCATCGAGCCAGTTGAACGAGCGCGTACCGACCATCAAGGCCGTACACCGCTGGTGGTAA
- a CDS encoding cytochrome C gives MSQVTRPTQALAMLWCLLVLSLVGCGDNNNHATFDPDKGAHPGDWLPARHAVAAIGHLEDCAPCHGTDFSGGISKVACTQCHLGNQVDVHPVEWDGRDYALHGQWIRQRVAATGINPGLLTTGALATTFPDQARAATQSCATALCHGADYRGVRNSGPSCFDDQPGVVDSSCHAGNAFSVHPLNWFPARFTVQAGIAMPTILPAHGPYVQTYGAAECIIPVCHGNGSPPTISVGVGSTRITGTTPTTPNPQNFGYQGFVGFTTGRTQVTVTNTGRLCAACHI, from the coding sequence ATGTCACAAGTAACCAGACCAACTCAAGCTCTTGCCATGCTTTGGTGCCTTTTGGTCCTGTCGCTTGTCGGCTGCGGGGATAACAACAACCACGCCACCTTCGATCCCGACAAGGGTGCCCACCCCGGTGACTGGCTCCCGGCCCGGCATGCGGTAGCGGCCATCGGGCACCTCGAGGACTGCGCGCCGTGCCACGGCACCGATTTCAGCGGCGGCATCTCCAAGGTCGCCTGCACCCAATGCCACCTGGGCAACCAGGTCGACGTACACCCGGTGGAATGGGACGGGCGCGACTATGCGCTGCACGGCCAGTGGATCAGGCAGCGGGTGGCCGCGACCGGGATCAATCCCGGCCTCCTCACCACCGGAGCCCTGGCGACCACCTTCCCGGACCAGGCCCGGGCGGCTACCCAAAGCTGCGCCACGGCCCTGTGCCACGGCGCCGATTACCGCGGCGTGCGCAATTCGGGGCCGTCGTGCTTCGACGACCAGCCAGGCGTCGTCGATTCGAGCTGCCACGCCGGCAACGCCTTCTCCGTTCACCCCCTGAACTGGTTCCCGGCGCGCTTCACGGTGCAGGCGGGGATCGCTATGCCGACCATCCTCCCGGCCCACGGCCCCTACGTCCAGACCTACGGCGCGGCCGAGTGCATCATCCCGGTCTGCCACGGCAACGGGTCCCCCCCGACCATCAGCGTCGGCGTCGGGAGCACCAGGATCACCGGCACCACTCCGACGACACCGAACCCGCAGAACTTCGGCTACCAGGGCTTCGTCGGCTTCACCACCGGGCGCACCCAGGTCACGGTCACCAACACCGGACGCCTCTGCGCGGCCTGCCACATCTAG
- a CDS encoding MFS transporter — MFKGITGNVFILGLVSFFTDVSSEMIYPLLPLFLTGLLGAGPAFLGVIEGVAESTAALLKLLSGIMSDRVRRRKRLVLAGYSLSAIMRPLIGSASSPLAVLLIRTGDRVGKGIRTSPRDALIADSVDPSLRGKAYGFHRSMDHAGALVGPLVATFLLAYFVTDLRHLFWLAGIPGLAAVLLIMWKVTETERTPLQKTGLRLAALPPGRLRRYLLVLFLFTLGNSSDAFLLLKAGAVGTPSYRLPLLWAFFHLVKMLSSMPFGALSDRIGRRSVIVAGWSVYSLSYLGFGVATTEWQIWLLFAVYGLFFGLTEGVEKAFLADMAPPAQRGAAFGWYNFAVGAGALPASLLFGGIWQLEGNVAPFFFGAALAAVAAVLLLMLVPSQQQPDADARRT; from the coding sequence ATGTTCAAAGGCATAACGGGAAACGTATTCATACTCGGGCTGGTCAGCTTCTTCACCGACGTTTCCAGCGAGATGATCTACCCGCTGCTGCCCCTGTTTCTCACCGGCCTGCTCGGTGCAGGTCCTGCCTTTCTGGGCGTCATCGAAGGCGTTGCCGAATCCACCGCCGCCTTGTTGAAGCTTTTGTCAGGGATCATGTCGGACCGGGTACGCCGCAGAAAGAGGCTCGTCCTCGCGGGATACTCCCTGTCGGCGATCATGCGTCCGCTGATAGGGAGCGCGTCCTCGCCCCTGGCGGTGTTGCTGATCCGCACCGGCGACCGGGTCGGCAAGGGGATCCGCACCTCGCCGCGGGACGCGCTCATAGCCGACTCCGTCGATCCTTCCCTTAGGGGCAAGGCCTACGGTTTTCACCGCTCCATGGATCATGCCGGCGCCCTGGTGGGGCCGCTTGTGGCCACCTTCCTGCTCGCCTACTTCGTCACCGACCTGCGCCACCTGTTCTGGCTGGCGGGAATACCGGGCCTCGCCGCCGTGCTGCTCATCATGTGGAAGGTGACCGAGACCGAGCGCACGCCGCTGCAAAAGACCGGACTGCGGCTGGCCGCGCTCCCCCCGGGCCGACTGAGGAGGTACCTGCTGGTCCTGTTTCTCTTCACCCTGGGCAACTCCTCGGACGCCTTTTTGCTGCTCAAAGCCGGCGCCGTCGGCACCCCCTCCTACCGGTTGCCGCTTTTGTGGGCCTTCTTTCACCTGGTCAAGATGCTTTCCTCCATGCCTTTCGGCGCGCTCTCGGACCGCATCGGCAGACGGTCCGTGATCGTGGCGGGCTGGAGTGTCTATTCCCTTTCCTACCTGGGATTCGGCGTCGCGACCACGGAGTGGCAGATCTGGCTCCTCTTTGCCGTGTACGGCCTGTTCTTCGGGCTCACCGAGGGGGTGGAGAAGGCGTTTCTGGCGGACATGGCGCCACCGGCGCAGCGCGGTGCCGCTTTTGGCTGGTACAACTTCGCCGTCGGTGCCGGCGCCCTGCCGGCCAGCCTTCTTTTCGGCGGCATCTGGCAACTGGAAGGAAACGTGGCGCCCTTTTTTTTCGGGGCCGCGCTCGCCGCCGTAGCAGCAGTTCTGCTGCTCATGCTGGTGCCGTCTCAGCAGCAGCCAGACGCTGATGCGAGAAGGACATGA
- the glpK gene encoding glycerol kinase GlpK: MSRLLSIDQGTTSSRATLYGNDGATLATYAQPLTQHYPNPGWVEHDPEEIWLGQLDCVRRVLSVAGKGEVAGIGITNQRETTVIWERATGRPLQRAIVWQDRRTAEFTEALRREGAEPMVRQRTGLLLDPYFSASKLAWLLDTVPGLRARCERGEVCFGTVDSWLIFRLTGGKSHVTDLSNASRTMLFNIHTLEWDEELLRLFRVPRAMLPEVLGSAARFGSTSAEVVGAEIPITGVAGDQQAALFGQGCFAPGMAKATFGTGAFVVMNCGARPASGEGVLATIAWQLPGEPVQYALEGSIFIAGAAVQWLEEGLGMIKGPAEVEALARSVADTGGVYFVPALSGLGTPYWDPYARGVIAGLTRGSGRAHLARAALEAIAFQTVDAIRAMEAASGIPLSELRVDGGATRNDLLLEIQADLLGTPVLRPRCTESTSLGAAFLAGIGAGVLDTGRIGRQWALDKRFEPALPPERREEMCRGWKKCVQLSLGWAK; this comes from the coding sequence GTGAGCCGGCTCCTATCCATCGACCAGGGCACAACCAGCAGCAGGGCCACCCTCTACGGCAACGACGGCGCGACTCTCGCCACCTATGCGCAGCCGCTCACCCAGCACTACCCGAACCCGGGGTGGGTGGAACACGACCCGGAGGAGATCTGGCTCGGCCAGCTCGACTGCGTGCGCCGGGTGCTGTCCGTGGCGGGCAAGGGGGAGGTGGCCGGCATCGGCATCACCAACCAGCGCGAGACCACGGTGATCTGGGAGCGCGCCACCGGCAGACCGCTGCAGCGCGCCATCGTCTGGCAGGACCGGCGCACGGCGGAGTTCACGGAGGCCTTGAGGCGGGAGGGGGCGGAGCCGATGGTGCGGCAGCGGACCGGGCTGCTGCTTGATCCCTATTTCTCGGCCAGCAAGCTCGCCTGGCTTCTGGACACCGTGCCGGGACTCCGGGCGCGCTGCGAGCGGGGGGAGGTCTGCTTCGGCACCGTCGATTCCTGGCTCATCTTCCGGCTGACCGGCGGCAAAAGCCATGTGACCGACCTCTCCAACGCGAGCCGCACCATGCTCTTCAACATCCACACCCTGGAGTGGGACGAGGAACTGTTGCGGCTGTTCAGGGTCCCGCGCGCCATGCTCCCCGAGGTGCTGGGGAGTGCCGCCCGCTTCGGCAGCACCAGCGCCGAGGTCGTGGGGGCGGAGATCCCCATCACCGGCGTGGCGGGGGACCAGCAGGCGGCTCTGTTCGGGCAGGGATGCTTCGCGCCGGGGATGGCCAAGGCGACCTTCGGCACCGGAGCCTTCGTGGTGATGAATTGCGGTGCCCGGCCGGCCAGCGGGGAAGGGGTTCTCGCCACCATCGCCTGGCAGCTCCCGGGAGAGCCGGTGCAGTACGCCCTGGAGGGCTCAATCTTCATCGCCGGCGCCGCGGTGCAGTGGCTCGAGGAGGGGCTGGGGATGATAAAAGGCCCGGCGGAGGTCGAGGCGCTGGCCCGAAGCGTGGCCGACACCGGCGGCGTCTATTTCGTGCCGGCCCTCTCGGGGCTGGGCACCCCCTACTGGGACCCCTATGCCAGGGGAGTGATCGCCGGTCTTACCCGCGGCAGCGGCAGGGCGCATCTGGCGCGCGCCGCCCTGGAGGCCATCGCATTCCAGACCGTGGATGCCATACGTGCCATGGAAGCGGCCAGCGGCATCCCCCTGAGCGAGCTGAGGGTGGACGGCGGTGCGACGCGCAACGATCTCCTGCTGGAGATCCAGGCCGACCTTTTGGGGACTCCGGTATTGAGGCCCCGCTGTACCGAGAGCACCTCGCTTGGCGCCGCCTTCCTGGCGGGAATCGGCGCGGGGGTGCTGGATACCGGGCGTATCGGGCGGCAGTGGGCGCTGGACAAGCGTTTCGAGCCGGCCCTTCCGCCCGAGCGCCGCGAAGAAATGTGCCGCGGCTGGAAAAAATGCGTGCAACTCTCCCTTGGTTGGGCTAAGTAA
- a CDS encoding cytochrome C, with the protein MKKTAYVMVMGIMLSFLYACANTNSIARVHPEEVKGLPRCAECHNDQWTALSHQTQDFYLKHKIYAAQQRDACNTCHKESFCVRCHAHKEEIKPSDKYKDRPELSLPHRGDYLSRHRVEGRINPASCLKCHGRQNNERCKTCHK; encoded by the coding sequence GTGAAAAAGACAGCTTATGTAATGGTAATGGGAATCATGCTCTCCTTCCTTTACGCCTGCGCCAACACCAACAGCATCGCCCGCGTCCATCCGGAAGAGGTGAAGGGGCTCCCCAGGTGCGCCGAATGCCACAACGACCAGTGGACCGCGCTCAGCCACCAGACCCAGGACTTCTACCTCAAGCACAAGATCTACGCGGCCCAGCAGCGCGACGCGTGCAACACCTGTCACAAGGAATCCTTCTGTGTCCGGTGCCACGCGCACAAGGAAGAGATCAAGCCCAGCGACAAGTACAAGGACCGGCCCGAACTGTCGCTGCCTCACCGGGGCGACTACCTCAGCCGTCACAGGGTTGAGGGGAGGATCAACCCCGCTTCCTGCCTGAAATGCCACGGGCGGCAAAACAATGAGAGGTGCAAAACATGTCACAAGTAA
- a CDS encoding fibronectin type III domain-containing protein, whose translation MCIPWKKHIAAALLLLVLPLLLIGCGGGGGGGATRIVSGIATKGPIVGGLVSVYRLALDGTRGGLLGSGVTGADGSYAVRIPAVTGPIVVTVTGQPGATYLSETTGLPRPFTAADSFSAVVDNANPGASVTVSPLTEAAFQKLPLILAQKPAPITTSVLQSAVVAANARVGVLFNVTDILAPPASNPAYVAALTVIDQMIVDSQAGGAVTDTTAVTTIINQAVADVTSPAYATFKQLFITAATEVLTAKPELTNLVNSLVQQISNPPAEPNYSDVTAPSVVTGLTATTYALDSTTSAVVLSWNPSTDNIAVAGYNIYRDGAKIGTSTTTSFTDAAVTSNVTYSYTVVAFDAAGNFAAASAPLSVKPNQASLNVTVSGTLSGDLLTQLDLAAPAAPTGLSAVATAITGTTSSVALSWTAATDNVGVTGYEVYRDGVKLATVASTSYTDPAVTSATTYSYTVKAFDAAGNRSAFSTALSVTPNRPSLGVTVSGQVNTGP comes from the coding sequence ATGTGTATCCCCTGGAAGAAACACATAGCTGCGGCTTTGCTGCTCCTTGTCCTGCCGTTGTTGCTCATCGGCTGCGGTGGGGGCGGTGGCGGCGGTGCAACTAGGATAGTCTCCGGCATCGCGACCAAGGGGCCCATCGTCGGCGGGCTGGTCTCGGTATACCGGTTGGCGCTCGACGGCACCCGCGGTGGCCTGCTCGGCTCCGGAGTGACCGGTGCGGACGGCAGTTACGCCGTAAGGATCCCGGCCGTCACCGGACCGATCGTGGTCACCGTTACCGGCCAGCCCGGCGCTACCTACCTGAGCGAGACCACCGGGCTGCCCAGGCCTTTCACGGCAGCTGATTCCTTCAGCGCGGTCGTGGACAATGCGAACCCCGGCGCTTCCGTCACGGTGAGCCCGCTCACCGAGGCCGCCTTCCAGAAGCTGCCGCTGATCCTGGCCCAGAAGCCGGCGCCCATCACCACCTCCGTGCTGCAAAGCGCGGTCGTTGCCGCCAACGCACGGGTGGGCGTCCTCTTCAACGTGACCGACATCCTGGCCCCGCCGGCTTCCAACCCGGCCTACGTGGCGGCACTCACCGTCATCGACCAGATGATCGTGGACTCGCAGGCTGGCGGAGCGGTCACCGACACCACCGCCGTGACCACCATCATCAACCAGGCCGTCGCGGACGTCACAAGCCCGGCCTACGCCACCTTCAAGCAGCTGTTCATCACCGCGGCCACCGAGGTCCTGACCGCGAAACCGGAGCTGACCAACCTGGTCAACAGCCTGGTCCAGCAGATCAGCAACCCGCCGGCCGAGCCGAACTACAGCGACGTGACGGCGCCTTCCGTGGTGACCGGCCTCACCGCCACCACCTATGCGCTCGACTCGACCACCAGCGCCGTGGTCCTGAGCTGGAACCCCTCCACCGACAACATCGCCGTGGCGGGCTACAACATCTACCGTGACGGCGCGAAGATCGGCACCTCGACCACCACGAGCTTCACCGACGCCGCGGTGACCTCCAACGTCACCTATTCCTACACCGTGGTCGCCTTCGACGCAGCCGGCAACTTCGCCGCCGCCAGCGCACCGCTTTCGGTGAAACCGAACCAGGCTTCGCTGAACGTCACGGTAAGCGGAACCCTCTCCGGCGATCTCCTGACGCAGCTGGACCTCGCGGCGCCCGCCGCACCGACCGGCCTGAGCGCGGTAGCAACCGCGATTACCGGCACCACCAGCTCGGTTGCCCTGAGCTGGACGGCAGCCACCGACAACGTCGGCGTGACCGGCTACGAGGTGTACCGCGACGGCGTCAAGCTCGCTACGGTCGCCTCGACCAGCTACACCGACCCGGCCGTCACCTCGGCCACCACCTATTCCTACACCGTGAAGGCGTTCGATGCGGCCGGCAACCGCTCCGCTTTCAGCACGGCACTATCGGTGACTCCGAACCGTCCGTCCCTCGGGGTGACCGTCAGCGGCCAGGTGAACACCGGTCCGTAA
- a CDS encoding cytochrome C produces MKSKVLIMLMVPLMALLLVACANTKSGARIHPEAVTGTPNCNECHTDAYAAMNHQAVDFFKKHSVFASNARMACASCHAESFCSDCHAHKEELKPSVKYTQQVERTLPHRGDYMSQHRIDGKINPASCAKCHARTNNERCLTCHK; encoded by the coding sequence GTGAAAAGTAAAGTTCTGATTATGTTGATGGTGCCGCTTATGGCGCTTCTTCTTGTTGCCTGCGCCAACACCAAAAGCGGCGCGCGGATCCACCCGGAGGCGGTGACCGGCACGCCCAACTGTAACGAGTGCCACACCGACGCCTATGCGGCCATGAATCACCAGGCCGTCGACTTCTTCAAAAAGCACAGCGTCTTCGCCAGCAATGCCAGGATGGCCTGTGCTTCCTGCCACGCCGAATCCTTCTGCTCCGACTGCCATGCGCACAAGGAAGAGCTCAAGCCCAGCGTGAAATACACGCAGCAGGTCGAGCGCACCCTGCCGCACCGCGGTGATTACATGAGCCAGCACAGGATCGACGGCAAGATCAACCCTGCGTCGTGCGCCAAGTGCCACGCACGTACCAACAACGAGAGGTGCCTGACATGCCACAAATAA
- a CDS encoding glycerol-3-phosphate dehydrogenase/oxidase, with amino-acid sequence MTDRNANLDILKSGRTFDMLVIGGGATGCGIAVDAASRGLSVALVERGDFGCGTSSKSTKLLHGGVRYLESAVLHRDRVQFNLVRDGLHERNILLKIAPHLSHRLTLVTPLYGLLQVPYVWAGLKLYDLLAGEAGLGHSRFVGRGEMLRRFPMIRGEGLKGGVQYYDGQFNDVRMNVALAQTATGEGAVIANYVEVVALMREKGRVAGAVVRDPLVGASWQIRARCVVNACGSSADIVRRLDDPTAASLLRVSRGIHIILPGRFAPVGAGVMIPKTDDGRVLFVLPWEGNCLVGTTEEPAEAGEVPMAREKDVDYLLRHLRRYFKLGAKPGDITASWAGLRPLVHDPFTADTAELARDHVVSCSPTGLITIVGGKWTSYRKMALDAVNFAVNKAGLTPQHPCHTDRIMLAGGEHFGEALLQELERKHGFPPDVTQHLYHSYGDRSLDVALYCQGAFGGRLLQGHPYLKGEVLYAAHHEMALRALDFLERRVPLALLDRRGARAAAPEVVALMAAELGWNTERQKRELEEVADALREA; translated from the coding sequence GTGACGGACCGGAACGCGAATCTGGACATACTGAAAAGCGGACGCACCTTCGACATGCTGGTGATCGGCGGTGGCGCGACGGGATGCGGCATCGCGGTCGACGCGGCCAGCCGCGGGCTGTCGGTGGCGCTGGTGGAGCGGGGCGACTTCGGCTGCGGCACCAGCAGCAAGAGCACCAAGCTGCTCCACGGCGGCGTGCGCTACCTCGAGTCGGCGGTGCTGCACCGGGACCGGGTGCAGTTCAACCTGGTCCGCGACGGTCTGCACGAGCGCAACATCCTCTTGAAGATCGCACCGCACCTTTCCCACCGGCTCACCCTGGTCACCCCTCTCTACGGCCTGCTCCAGGTCCCCTACGTCTGGGCCGGGCTCAAGCTCTACGACCTTCTGGCAGGCGAGGCGGGGCTTGGCCACAGCCGCTTCGTCGGTCGCGGCGAGATGCTGCGCCGCTTCCCCATGATCAGGGGTGAGGGGCTGAAGGGAGGGGTGCAGTATTACGACGGCCAGTTCAACGATGTGCGCATGAACGTCGCCCTGGCCCAGACCGCCACCGGGGAAGGGGCGGTTATCGCCAACTACGTGGAAGTCGTGGCGCTCATGCGGGAGAAGGGACGGGTGGCCGGCGCCGTGGTGCGGGATCCGCTGGTGGGGGCCTCCTGGCAGATCCGCGCCCGCTGCGTGGTCAACGCCTGCGGTTCCTCCGCCGACATCGTGCGCCGCCTGGACGACCCTACCGCCGCCTCCCTGCTCAGGGTGAGCCGCGGCATCCACATCATCCTCCCCGGGCGCTTCGCCCCCGTCGGGGCCGGCGTCATGATCCCCAAGACCGACGACGGCCGGGTGCTGTTCGTCCTTCCCTGGGAGGGGAATTGCCTGGTGGGGACCACCGAGGAGCCGGCGGAGGCGGGTGAGGTGCCGATGGCGCGGGAAAAGGACGTCGACTACCTGCTGCGCCACCTGCGGCGCTACTTCAAACTGGGCGCCAAGCCCGGAGACATCACCGCATCCTGGGCGGGGCTGAGACCTCTGGTGCATGACCCCTTCACCGCCGACACCGCCGAACTCGCCCGCGACCATGTGGTCAGTTGCTCCCCGACCGGGCTCATCACCATCGTCGGCGGCAAATGGACCTCCTATCGGAAGATGGCGCTGGACGCGGTGAACTTCGCGGTGAACAAGGCGGGGCTGACCCCGCAGCACCCCTGCCACACCGACCGCATCATGCTGGCCGGCGGGGAGCACTTCGGGGAAGCACTGCTGCAGGAACTGGAGCGCAAACACGGCTTCCCTCCCGACGTTACCCAGCACCTGTACCATTCCTACGGCGACCGGTCCCTGGACGTGGCCCTGTACTGCCAGGGGGCCTTCGGAGGAAGGTTGCTCCAGGGACACCCCTACCTGAAGGGCGAGGTGCTCTACGCCGCGCACCACGAGATGGCGCTGCGGGCGCTCGACTTCCTGGAGCGGCGCGTCCCGTTGGCCCTTCTGGACAGAAGGGGCGCCCGTGCGGCGGCCCCGGAGGTGGTCGCGTTGATGGCGGCGGAGCTCGGCTGGAACACCGAGCGGCAAAAGCGCGAGCTCGAGGAGGTCGCCGACGCCCTGCGCGAGGCGTGA